From Echinicola soli, a single genomic window includes:
- the glpK gene encoding glycerol kinase GlpK, with product MTQNKQFIMALDQGTTSSRAILFDQRGQSVAIAQKDFKQHFPKAGWVEHDAKEIWTSQAAVILEAIAKAEIEPSQIAGIGITNQRETTILWDRKTGKPLHRAIVWQDRRTAAYCNTLKRNGHSDMINNKTGLIIDAYFSATKIKWILDNVEGARGKAEKGEICFGTVDSWLVWKLTNGQQHLTDITNASRTMLFNIHEKQWDEELLELFDIPASILPEVKSSSEVYCTTAGDVFSAKIPIGGIAGDQQAALFGQLCTQPGMAKTTYGTGCFMVMNTGEKPVKSKNQLLTTIAWEINGKIQYALEGSVFIGGAAIQWLRDGLSIFEEAEQSESLATSVEDNGGVYFVPALTGLGAPYWDQDARGAFFGITRGTTQAHFARAALEAIAFQVFDVLAAMEKDAGAKTKEMRVDGGASANNFLMQFQADLLRSEVKRPQITETTALGAAFLAGLAVGYWKDQNELQQLWAEEASFSPQSDRKVIDELLHFWHKAVERSKDWVEE from the coding sequence ATGACCCAAAATAAACAATTCATCATGGCCCTGGACCAAGGCACCACCAGTTCAAGGGCCATTCTTTTTGACCAGAGAGGGCAATCCGTGGCCATTGCCCAGAAAGACTTCAAACAACACTTCCCTAAAGCTGGATGGGTGGAGCATGATGCCAAAGAAATATGGACTTCACAAGCAGCTGTAATATTGGAAGCCATTGCAAAAGCAGAAATAGAACCTTCCCAAATTGCAGGAATTGGCATTACCAACCAACGGGAGACGACCATCCTCTGGGACCGTAAAACAGGAAAACCCCTACATCGCGCCATCGTCTGGCAGGACAGACGTACCGCAGCTTACTGCAACACCTTGAAACGTAATGGGCACAGTGATATGATCAACAATAAAACAGGATTGATCATTGATGCGTACTTTTCGGCCACCAAAATCAAATGGATCCTGGACAATGTAGAAGGAGCCAGGGGAAAAGCGGAAAAAGGAGAAATCTGCTTCGGTACAGTGGACAGCTGGTTGGTATGGAAGCTCACCAATGGCCAACAGCACCTCACCGACATCACCAATGCCAGCCGTACAATGCTCTTCAATATTCATGAAAAGCAATGGGATGAAGAGCTCTTGGAATTATTTGATATTCCGGCGTCCATTTTACCGGAAGTAAAATCCAGTAGTGAAGTGTACTGCACCACTGCAGGAGATGTTTTTTCAGCAAAAATCCCCATTGGAGGTATCGCCGGTGATCAGCAGGCAGCACTTTTCGGCCAACTCTGTACGCAGCCAGGAATGGCCAAGACGACCTACGGCACCGGCTGCTTTATGGTCATGAATACCGGCGAAAAACCGGTAAAATCAAAAAATCAATTGCTGACAACCATTGCCTGGGAAATAAACGGAAAAATCCAGTATGCGCTGGAAGGCAGTGTGTTTATTGGTGGAGCAGCGATCCAATGGCTCAGGGATGGACTTTCTATCTTTGAAGAAGCCGAACAAAGCGAATCCCTGGCCACCAGCGTTGAGGACAATGGAGGAGTATATTTTGTCCCGGCCCTCACCGGCTTAGGTGCCCCCTATTGGGATCAGGACGCCCGTGGAGCCTTTTTTGGCATCACCAGAGGCACTACCCAGGCCCATTTTGCAAGGGCGGCTTTGGAAGCCATTGCTTTTCAAGTCTTCGACGTATTGGCAGCCATGGAAAAAGATGCCGGTGCCAAAACCAAAGAAATGCGTGTGGATGGAGGAGCTTCTGCCAATAACTTTCTCATGCAATTTCAAGCCGACCTCCTAAGGAGTGAAGTAAAACGTCCCCAAATCACGGAAACAACCGCTTTGGGAGCTGCTTTCCTTGCGGGCCTGGCCGTAGGCTACTGGAAAGACCAAAACGAACTCCAGCAATTATGGGCAGAAGAGGCTTCGTTCTCTCCTCAATCAGACCGAAAAGTAATCGATGAACTGCTCCACTTTTGGCACAAAGCCGTCGAAAGGAGCAAGGA
- a CDS encoding glycerol-3-phosphate dehydrogenase/oxidase, with the protein MNRANNLRPLAKNQLWDIVIIGGGASGLGVALDALSRGLSVALFERADFAKGTSSKSTKLVHGGVRYLAQGDILLVWEALRERGRILKNAPHLAYTQPFIIPIYSHATKYYYSIGLKLYDWMSGWLSLGDSSYISKKETKRRLPQIKTEGLLGGVVYHDGEFDDARLAVSVAQTCDDMGGCILNYMKVTSLTKDSAGIVNGVKVRDAIHQKTYNVKAKMVVNATGVFADKILQMDQKGAPRMIQPSQGVHLVLPQHFLGGQDALMIPKTSDGRVLFAVPWQGKLVVGTTDTIRAKTKMEPEALSREINFILDNAGQYLSKKPTRKDVLTVYAGLRPLAAPQGESVKTKEISRNHKVIISDSGLTTLTGGKWTTFRKMGEDTVDHFPRLTGEEIKESHSWEIKFHGYGDPSLDDKHWKLYGTDAVKILQLIKDNPPYAKLLHPNYPYVAGEVIWAVREEMAMHVEDFLARRIRILFLDAAAATTMAPMVASLMAEELKKDKKWIESEIVAFNKIAEKYLIKT; encoded by the coding sequence ATGAACAGAGCCAATAATCTCCGCCCTTTAGCAAAAAATCAACTTTGGGACATTGTTATTATTGGAGGCGGAGCTTCGGGGCTGGGAGTCGCGCTCGATGCACTATCGAGGGGGCTGAGCGTGGCACTTTTCGAAAGAGCGGATTTTGCAAAGGGCACCTCCAGTAAAAGCACCAAATTGGTTCATGGAGGGGTGAGGTACTTGGCACAGGGCGACATCCTTCTGGTATGGGAAGCACTCCGTGAGCGGGGGAGGATTTTGAAAAATGCACCTCACCTGGCCTACACCCAGCCATTTATCATTCCTATTTACAGCCATGCCACCAAATATTACTACAGCATAGGGCTGAAACTTTACGACTGGATGTCCGGCTGGCTCAGCCTTGGAGATTCCAGCTATATTTCAAAAAAAGAGACCAAAAGGCGTTTGCCACAAATTAAGACTGAAGGGCTGCTTGGAGGTGTTGTATACCATGACGGAGAGTTTGATGATGCCCGATTGGCCGTTTCTGTAGCTCAAACCTGTGATGATATGGGAGGATGTATCCTCAACTACATGAAAGTGACCAGCCTAACCAAAGACAGTGCGGGGATTGTAAATGGTGTAAAGGTAAGGGATGCCATCCATCAGAAGACGTATAATGTAAAGGCCAAAATGGTGGTAAATGCCACAGGAGTATTTGCCGATAAAATCCTACAGATGGATCAGAAAGGGGCTCCTAGGATGATCCAGCCAAGCCAAGGAGTACACCTTGTATTGCCGCAGCACTTTCTCGGTGGTCAGGATGCGCTTATGATCCCCAAAACCTCTGATGGCAGGGTGTTATTTGCAGTACCTTGGCAGGGAAAATTGGTAGTGGGCACCACTGACACCATCCGTGCCAAGACCAAAATGGAACCTGAAGCACTTTCCCGGGAAATCAATTTCATTCTAGACAATGCAGGACAATACCTCAGCAAAAAGCCAACTAGAAAAGATGTATTGACCGTTTATGCAGGACTACGCCCCCTGGCGGCACCTCAGGGCGAAAGTGTAAAAACAAAGGAAATATCGAGAAACCATAAAGTAATCATTTCGGACTCGGGCTTGACCACACTGACCGGGGGAAAGTGGACGACATTCCGAAAAATGGGAGAAGATACCGTAGACCATTTCCCTCGTCTTACAGGGGAAGAAATCAAAGAAAGCCATTCCTGGGAGATCAAATTTCACGGCTATGGTGATCCCTCCCTGGACGACAAGCACTGGAAACTGTACGGCACCGACGCCGTAAAAATCCTTCAACTAATAAAGGACAATCCTCCATATGCCAAGCTTTTGCACCCCAACTACCCTTATGTGGCCGGGGAGGTCATTTGGGCGGTACGGGAAGAAATGGCCATGCATGTGGAAGACTTCTTAGCTAGAAGAATACGCATACTTTTCCTGGATGCTGCGGCCGCGACGACCATGGCTCCTATGGTGGCTTCGCTAATGGCAGAAGAACTTAAAAAAGACAAAAAATGGATAGAAAGCGAAATCGTTGCTTTCAATAAAATTGCTGAAAAGTATTTGATCAAAACCTAA
- a CDS encoding ribonucleoside-diphosphate reductase subunit alpha, which yields MLVIKRDGRRESVRFDKITTRIENLCDGLDSRYIQPIEVAKKVIDGLYDGVTTSALDSLAAEVCASMTVKHPDYAILAARIAISNLHKTTSQSFSNTMKRLYTYVNPKTGDNAALIAPDVYGIVKKHAARLDEIIDYSRDFNYDFFGFKTLERSYLIKLDDKVVERPQHMLMRVAIGIHKEDLDAAIETYHLLSEKWFTHATPTLFNAGTPKPQLSSCFLLTMKDDSIDGIYDTLKQCAKISQSAGGIGLSIHDVRAKGSYIRGTNGVSNGIVPMLRNFDMTARYVDQGGGKRKGSFAIYLEPWHADIKDFLELKKNHGKEELRARDLFYALWISDLFMKRVEANEDWSLFCPNEAPGLSDCYGEEFEKLYEKYEKEGRARETVKAQELWFEVLESQIETGTPYMLYKDAANGKSNQKNLGTIKSSNLCTEIMEYTSPDEVAVCNLASIALPKFIKTDSQGKRSFDHQKLYEITKVVTRNLNRVIDINYYPVKEAEKSNFRHRPIGIGVQGLADAFIMLRMPFDSEEAAGLNEDIFETIYYASMETSMELAKIHGTYETYEGSPVSQGLFQFDLWGVNPKSGRWDWADLKERVAKFGVRNSLLVAPMPTASTSQILGNNECFEPYTSNIYTRRTLSGEFIVVNKHLMKDLIRLGLWNDSMKNRLIAANGSVQDMPEVPQNIKDLYKTVWEISQKVVINMAADRGAYICQSQSMNIFMQEPNFGKLTSMHFYAWKKGLKTGMYYLRSKAATSAIQFTVDKAGLKDAQEAAVQAGEANKANSQDAIACSLDNPDDCEMCGS from the coding sequence ATGTTAGTAATAAAAAGAGATGGCAGAAGAGAATCGGTAAGGTTCGACAAGATCACCACGAGAATAGAAAACCTCTGTGATGGGCTGGACTCCCGGTACATCCAACCGATCGAAGTAGCCAAAAAGGTAATAGATGGACTGTACGATGGCGTGACCACTTCAGCACTGGACAGCTTGGCTGCAGAAGTCTGTGCATCCATGACCGTAAAGCATCCGGATTACGCGATCCTCGCAGCACGTATCGCCATATCCAATTTGCACAAGACGACCAGCCAGTCTTTTTCAAATACCATGAAAAGGCTTTACACGTATGTCAATCCAAAAACAGGAGACAATGCCGCGCTTATCGCGCCGGACGTGTACGGAATCGTTAAAAAACATGCCGCTCGCCTTGACGAGATTATTGATTATAGCAGAGACTTTAACTATGACTTCTTTGGTTTCAAAACCTTGGAGAGAAGTTACCTCATCAAGCTGGATGACAAAGTCGTAGAACGCCCTCAACACATGCTGATGCGGGTGGCCATCGGCATCCATAAAGAAGACCTGGATGCTGCCATCGAAACGTACCATTTGCTGTCTGAAAAGTGGTTTACCCACGCTACGCCAACCTTGTTCAATGCCGGAACACCTAAACCGCAGCTTTCTTCGTGCTTCCTACTTACAATGAAGGACGACAGCATTGACGGCATCTACGATACCTTAAAACAATGCGCCAAAATCTCTCAATCAGCCGGAGGAATCGGGCTTTCTATTCACGATGTACGCGCCAAAGGTTCCTATATCCGTGGTACAAATGGCGTTTCTAACGGTATCGTTCCGATGTTAAGAAACTTTGACATGACGGCCCGTTATGTGGATCAAGGAGGCGGAAAGCGAAAAGGAAGCTTTGCGATCTACCTGGAGCCCTGGCATGCTGACATTAAGGATTTCCTCGAACTAAAGAAAAACCACGGAAAAGAAGAATTAAGGGCACGTGACCTTTTCTATGCGCTCTGGATATCGGACCTCTTTATGAAAAGGGTCGAAGCCAATGAGGACTGGTCACTCTTCTGTCCAAATGAAGCCCCTGGGCTTTCTGATTGCTATGGGGAGGAGTTTGAGAAATTATATGAAAAATATGAAAAGGAAGGCCGTGCCCGGGAAACCGTAAAAGCACAGGAACTTTGGTTTGAGGTGCTGGAATCCCAGATCGAAACAGGCACCCCTTACATGCTATATAAGGATGCAGCAAACGGAAAATCCAACCAAAAAAATCTCGGTACGATCAAGTCATCCAACTTGTGTACCGAGATCATGGAATACACTTCTCCAGATGAAGTCGCCGTGTGTAACCTGGCTTCCATCGCACTGCCCAAATTTATCAAAACAGACAGCCAAGGTAAAAGGTCATTTGATCACCAAAAACTCTATGAGATCACCAAAGTGGTCACAAGAAACCTTAACAGGGTAATTGACATCAATTATTACCCCGTAAAAGAGGCGGAAAAGTCCAATTTCAGACACCGCCCGATCGGCATCGGTGTACAAGGATTGGCAGATGCCTTCATCATGCTCAGAATGCCATTTGACAGCGAAGAAGCCGCTGGCCTAAACGAAGACATCTTTGAGACCATCTATTATGCATCGATGGAAACATCAATGGAGCTCGCCAAAATACACGGTACATATGAGACCTATGAAGGCTCTCCAGTATCCCAGGGCCTGTTTCAGTTTGACCTTTGGGGAGTAAACCCTAAATCTGGCAGATGGGATTGGGCTGATCTGAAAGAAAGAGTAGCTAAATTCGGAGTCAGAAACTCTTTACTGGTAGCTCCGATGCCAACAGCATCGACTTCCCAGATCCTTGGAAACAACGAATGTTTCGAGCCATATACTTCAAACATCTATACCAGAAGAACACTTTCTGGTGAATTCATCGTGGTAAACAAACACCTGATGAAAGACCTGATCCGCCTGGGACTTTGGAACGACTCCATGAAAAACAGGCTTATCGCTGCCAATGGTTCTGTTCAGGATATGCCTGAAGTGCCTCAAAACATCAAAGATCTCTATAAGACCGTATGGGAAATTTCCCAGAAAGTAGTGATCAACATGGCTGCTGACCGGGGTGCATATATCTGTCAGTCCCAAAGCATGAACATATTTATGCAAGAGCCGAACTTTGGGAAGCTGACCTCCATGCACTTCTACGCTTGGAAAAAAGGACTAAAAACCGGCATGTATTACCTGCGCTCCAAAGCAGCAACAAGTGCCATCCAGTTTACCGTAGACAAAGCCGGCTTAAAAGACGCACAAGAGGCCGCTGTCCAAGCGGGAGAGGCCAACAAAGCCAACAGTCAAGATGCAATCGCTTGTTCCTTGGACAACCCTGATGATTGTGAAATGTGTGGAAGCTAA
- a CDS encoding ribonucleotide-diphosphate reductase subunit beta: MQKTEPILEQGDNSRFVLFPIQHDDIWEFYKKAEASFWTAEEIDLGQDMKDWKNLSDDERHFISHVLAFFAASDGIVNENLAEHFVAEVQYTEAKFFYGFQIAMENIHSETYSLLIDTYIKDAKERDRLFNAIEHLDCVKKKADWALRWIDEGDFQERLIAFAAVEGIFFSGSFCSIFWLKKRGLMPGLTFSNELISRDEGLHCDFACHLYTQHIVNPLPKETVSKIIQDAVTIEKEFVTDALPVRLIGMNADLMCQYIEFVADRLLLELGCEKVWNSTNPFDFMDMISLQGKTNFFEKRVGDYQKAGVMKGKDASDSAKFSVEEDF; the protein is encoded by the coding sequence ATGCAAAAGACCGAACCCATATTAGAACAAGGAGATAACAGTAGATTTGTATTGTTTCCAATTCAGCATGATGACATTTGGGAATTTTACAAAAAAGCAGAGGCTAGTTTTTGGACTGCGGAAGAGATCGACCTGGGCCAGGACATGAAAGATTGGAAAAACTTAAGTGATGATGAACGTCACTTTATTTCTCACGTTTTAGCATTTTTTGCAGCCAGTGATGGTATTGTAAACGAAAACTTGGCAGAACATTTCGTAGCTGAAGTGCAGTATACAGAAGCTAAGTTCTTCTATGGCTTCCAAATAGCCATGGAAAATATCCACTCAGAAACATACAGTCTTCTGATCGACACCTATATTAAAGACGCAAAAGAAAGAGACCGCCTGTTCAATGCCATCGAGCATTTAGACTGTGTAAAGAAAAAAGCAGACTGGGCATTGCGATGGATTGACGAAGGGGACTTCCAGGAAAGGCTGATTGCCTTTGCCGCAGTTGAAGGTATTTTCTTCTCTGGGTCTTTCTGCTCTATCTTCTGGCTGAAGAAGCGTGGCTTAATGCCAGGCCTGACATTCTCAAACGAACTCATTTCAAGGGATGAAGGCCTGCACTGTGATTTTGCATGTCACCTGTACACACAGCACATCGTCAATCCTCTACCAAAAGAGACCGTTTCTAAAATTATCCAAGATGCCGTAACCATCGAAAAGGAATTTGTCACTGATGCCCTTCCTGTAAGGCTTATCGGGATGAATGCTGATTTGATGTGTCAATATATTGAATTTGTAGCCGACAGGCTTCTATTGGAATTGGGTTGTGAAAAAGTTTGGAACAGCACCAATCCATTTGATTTTATGGACATGATCTCTCTTCAGGGCAAGACCAACTTCTTCGAGAAGCGGGTTGGCGATTATCAAAAAGCTGGGGTCATGAAAGGCAAAGATGCTTCTGATTCAGCTAAGTTTTCTGTAGAAGAGGACTTCTAA
- the rplU gene encoding 50S ribosomal protein L21: MYAIVNIAGKQFKVTKDQYVYAPKLQGDVDASVEFDEVLLADDNGTVSVGAPLLSGAKVTGKILDHVKGDKVIVFKKKRRKGYKKKNGHRQEFTKLLIENIAL, from the coding sequence ATGTACGCAATAGTTAACATAGCTGGAAAGCAGTTCAAAGTAACTAAAGATCAATATGTCTATGCACCAAAGTTGCAAGGCGATGTTGACGCTTCCGTTGAGTTCGATGAGGTATTGTTGGCAGATGACAACGGTACGGTATCGGTAGGTGCCCCTTTATTATCGGGTGCCAAGGTGACAGGAAAAATTCTTGATCACGTGAAAGGTGACAAAGTAATCGTTTTCAAAAAGAAAAGAAGAAAAGGTTACAAAAAGAAAAATGGTCACAGACAAGAGTTTACTAAATTACTTATTGAAAACATTGCACTATAA
- the rpmA gene encoding 50S ribosomal protein L27: MAHKKGVGSSKNGRESHSKRLGVKKFGGESVIAGNIIVRQRGTKHHPGLNVKVGKDHTLFAVTDGKVEFKRKHDGKSYVSVVPAEA; this comes from the coding sequence ATGGCTCACAAGAAAGGTGTCGGTAGTTCTAAAAACGGTAGAGAATCCCACAGTAAACGACTTGGTGTTAAAAAGTTTGGTGGTGAATCTGTAATTGCCGGTAATATTATCGTAAGACAAAGAGGAACCAAGCATCACCCAGGATTGAACGTGAAAGTTGGCAAAGACCATACTTTGTTCGCTGTGACTGATGGGAAAGTAGAATTTAAGAGAAAGCACGATGGTAAATCTTATGTAAGCGTAGTGCCTGCTGAAGCGTAA
- a CDS encoding HlyD family secretion protein, whose translation MKTIFPATIINQTTEYYQSKISVRSKVIYLSVMAVLTGILASLPFIYVDVSVSARGRFQTSLGRNEIHAPVSGRVSSISIVENESVGKGQVLAEIKSDQVDLEIDGVDSRKALVQNFISDLRKMMKLSPNRIDEFVGRTLVTKYYQAAFFEYVSGVQQLQTVLEKEKRDLKRAKVLFDSKAISAVEYDEYRSKFEQSLANLDIYHSKKISSWEQELRDYQNEWDELSNNKKRLRDRLHQYTIMAGVSGTIINFENIKTGDFVFANQKIAEISPDSTLKAVAFLDPADIAFVQPGQPVNLQVDAYNYNQWGLLEGTVEEISKDINMISENQVAFRVVCNLNQEALYLKNGVKGDVKRGMTFNGRFLVARRSLYQLLYDKVDNWLNPAM comes from the coding sequence ATGAAAACGATTTTTCCAGCTACTATAATCAACCAAACCACTGAGTATTATCAGAGCAAAATATCTGTTAGGTCAAAGGTTATTTACCTTAGTGTAATGGCTGTCCTGACCGGAATTTTGGCAAGCCTTCCATTTATTTATGTGGATGTATCTGTCAGTGCCAGGGGGAGGTTCCAGACTTCATTGGGAAGGAATGAGATCCATGCTCCTGTTTCCGGGCGGGTTTCTTCGATTAGCATCGTCGAAAATGAATCTGTCGGGAAGGGCCAGGTATTGGCAGAGATCAAATCTGATCAGGTTGACTTGGAGATCGATGGCGTGGACAGCCGGAAGGCCTTGGTCCAGAATTTCATTAGCGATTTAAGAAAGATGATGAAACTCAGCCCAAATCGCATAGATGAATTTGTGGGGAGGACATTGGTCACGAAGTACTATCAGGCGGCCTTTTTTGAATACGTATCGGGTGTCCAACAGCTGCAGACGGTATTGGAAAAGGAAAAGCGGGATCTTAAGCGGGCCAAGGTGCTTTTTGACAGTAAGGCGATCTCAGCGGTGGAGTATGATGAGTACCGGTCGAAGTTCGAACAATCATTGGCCAACCTGGATATCTATCACAGCAAAAAAATATCCTCATGGGAGCAGGAATTGCGCGATTATCAAAATGAGTGGGATGAACTCTCCAATAACAAAAAGCGGTTACGCGACAGGCTGCACCAGTATACGATCATGGCCGGGGTATCAGGAACGATTATCAATTTTGAAAATATCAAGACAGGGGACTTCGTCTTTGCCAACCAGAAGATCGCTGAGATATCACCTGACAGTACCCTGAAGGCCGTAGCCTTTTTGGATCCTGCTGATATTGCCTTTGTCCAGCCTGGACAACCCGTCAATCTGCAAGTGGATGCCTATAATTATAACCAATGGGGATTGCTCGAGGGAACTGTGGAAGAGATTTCGAAGGATATTAATATGATCAGTGAAAACCAAGTGGCCTTTCGCGTGGTATGTAACCTGAACCAAGAGGCGCTCTATCTTAAAAATGGCGTCAAAGGAGATGTGAAAAGGGGCATGACCTTTAATGGCCGCTTCCTTGTGGCAAGACGCTCATTGTATCAGTTATTGTATGACAAAGTGGACAATTGGCTTAACCCTGCCATGTAA
- a CDS encoding peptidase domain-containing ABC transporter → MSIKIKQRDITDCGAACLASIASNYKLKIPISKIRQLASTDQKGTNVLGLIEAAGKLGFSTKGVRGSFESLFQVPKPAIAHVVLNKTLHHYVVIYHVNKRYVKVMDPAEGRMKKFTHDEFKEIWSGVLVLLMPNEEFRAMNETVSVAKRFWFLISPHKSVMLQAVFGAGIYTILGLSTSIYVQKIIDNVFISRNTNLLNLMSVVMILLLLFQVFIGVYKSVFVIKTGQKIDARLILGYYKHLLSLPQRFFDTMRVGEIISRINDAVKIRAFINDVSISLVVNVFIVFFSFALMFTFYWKLALIMLMIVPLYLVVYLITNQLNRRVERKLMENTAELESQLVESIHSVGTIKQFGAEDYANIKTEGKFINMLGSIYQSGMNNVFSSNSSEFISRLFTILLLWIGAGYVLENEITPGELLSFYALIGYLTGPLVGIIGMNKTMQNAVIAADRLFEIMDLEVEERKEKFEIERDAIGDISFNNVVFRYGSRAKVFDGLNLTFQKGKVTGVVGESGSGKSTLASLLQHLYSLESGQIKIGIHDISYIEHRCLRRLVGVVPQQVDLFAGNLIDNIALGDHQPDIQKIVGICHELGMMEFIEGLPNGLATFLGENGASLSGGQKQRVAIARALYRDPEIIVMDEANASLDPKSEEYVQRVIRTLVKKGKTVVFITHRLAAVRDFDRILVLDKGSLVEQGEHHDLFAQEGVYYQMLQKQTFVLD, encoded by the coding sequence ATGAGTATAAAAATCAAACAACGGGATATTACGGATTGTGGAGCGGCATGTTTGGCATCAATCGCCAGTAATTATAAGCTGAAGATACCTATATCCAAAATCCGCCAATTGGCCTCTACCGACCAAAAAGGCACCAATGTGCTTGGTTTGATAGAAGCTGCGGGGAAATTGGGGTTTTCTACCAAAGGTGTTCGAGGGAGTTTTGAAAGTCTTTTCCAGGTGCCAAAACCGGCGATTGCCCATGTGGTACTGAATAAGACGCTCCATCATTATGTGGTGATCTATCATGTGAACAAGCGGTATGTGAAAGTCATGGATCCGGCAGAGGGCAGGATGAAGAAGTTTACCCATGATGAATTTAAGGAGATTTGGTCCGGGGTCTTGGTGCTATTGATGCCCAATGAGGAATTCAGGGCCATGAACGAGACGGTCTCTGTGGCCAAGCGTTTTTGGTTCCTGATCAGCCCGCATAAAAGTGTAATGCTACAGGCTGTTTTTGGGGCGGGCATTTATACTATCCTGGGCTTGTCCACTTCCATTTATGTCCAGAAAATCATCGACAATGTCTTTATCAGCCGCAATACTAATTTATTGAATCTGATGAGTGTGGTGATGATATTGCTGCTGCTATTCCAGGTTTTTATCGGAGTATACAAGTCGGTTTTTGTGATCAAGACAGGGCAAAAGATCGATGCCCGATTGATTTTGGGCTATTATAAACATTTGCTCTCTTTGCCACAACGTTTTTTTGATACCATGAGAGTGGGAGAGATCATTTCCAGGATCAATGATGCCGTAAAGATCAGAGCATTTATCAACGATGTATCGATCAGTTTGGTGGTAAATGTTTTTATTGTGTTTTTTTCCTTTGCACTGATGTTTACCTTTTATTGGAAATTGGCCCTGATCATGCTGATGATTGTTCCACTTTACCTGGTGGTCTATCTTATCACCAACCAATTGAACAGGAGGGTGGAGCGGAAGCTGATGGAAAACACTGCTGAGCTGGAGTCGCAGTTGGTGGAATCAATTCATTCAGTGGGGACCATTAAGCAGTTTGGAGCTGAGGACTATGCCAATATCAAAACAGAGGGCAAATTCATCAATATGCTGGGTTCCATCTATCAATCAGGAATGAACAATGTGTTTTCCAGTAATTCCTCTGAATTCATTTCCCGGCTATTTACGATTCTTTTGCTGTGGATAGGGGCCGGCTACGTTCTGGAGAATGAGATTACCCCTGGAGAGCTGCTGTCTTTTTATGCCTTGATAGGATACCTTACGGGGCCATTGGTGGGGATAATTGGGATGAACAAAACCATGCAGAATGCGGTGATAGCAGCCGATAGGCTGTTTGAGATTATGGATTTGGAAGTGGAGGAGAGGAAAGAGAAGTTTGAGATCGAAAGGGATGCCATTGGGGATATTAGCTTCAATAATGTTGTTTTTCGCTATGGCTCCAGGGCCAAAGTATTTGATGGCCTTAACCTTACCTTTCAAAAGGGGAAAGTTACGGGCGTCGTGGGCGAGAGCGGATCCGGGAAGTCTACCTTGGCATCGCTCCTCCAGCATTTGTATTCGCTAGAGTCTGGACAGATCAAGATAGGTATCCATGATATTTCGTATATTGAGCACAGGTGTCTACGGCGATTGGTAGGGGTGGTGCCACAGCAGGTTGATCTATTTGCCGGAAACCTGATCGATAATATCGCATTGGGAGATCATCAGCCGGACATTCAGAAAATTGTGGGGATTTGCCATGAATTGGGAATGATGGAATTTATAGAGGGACTGCCAAATGGCTTAGCGACCTTTCTGGGAGAGAATGGAGCATCTCTTTCCGGTGGACAAAAACAACGGGTGGCCATTGCGCGGGCCTTGTACCGTGACCCAGAGATTATCGTCATGGACGAGGCCAATGCATCTCTGGATCCGAAATCCGAAGAATACGTCCAAAGGGTGATCAGGACTTTGGTCAAAAAAGGAAAGACGGTTGTTTTTATTACGCATAGACTGGCAGCGGTAAGGGATTTTGATCGTATTTTAGTGTTGGATAAAGGGTCGCTTGTCGAACAGGGTGAGCATCACGATTTGTTTGCTCAGGAAGGAGTTTACTATCAAATGCTTCAAAAGCAGACTTTTGTTTTGGATTAA
- a CDS encoding helix-turn-helix domain-containing protein, which produces MNFIKHIERLQLINKLVREEKTGSPEELSTRLGISRRQLYNHLESLKDMGLEVAFSRKINSFHYVDEKHLEMTFTLKVIGPEETENIYGGTYIPIIPEWLPEWEWLNEAG; this is translated from the coding sequence ATGAATTTTATCAAGCATATTGAACGTCTCCAGCTCATTAATAAATTGGTGAGAGAAGAAAAAACAGGTTCTCCCGAAGAGTTGTCTACTCGCTTGGGAATAAGCAGAAGGCAACTATATAATCATTTGGAAAGTCTTAAGGATATGGGACTAGAAGTTGCGTTTTCCAGGAAAATAAATAGCTTCCATTATGTGGATGAAAAACACCTGGAGATGACATTCACCTTAAAGGTGATCGGCCCTGAAGAAACGGAAAATATCTATGGGGGAACATACATTCCGATTATTCCAGAATGGCTGCCTGAATGGGAATGGTTAAATGAAGCAGGTTGA